The following coding sequences are from one Gammaproteobacteria bacterium window:
- a CDS encoding cadherin repeat domain-containing protein, which translates to MKTITAAQNAKITNIKGDVNSDNAATSTLQTGDTINQGTELKLPPGSEITLELADGSQQVIIGGANDAADEENLDSFDGLLAATGDNDFQGDFSDDLPADLLAEIADIQALIESGDEDIDLPATAAGGGGENEGFGFVTMDRSGSETLAAAGYDTAGTATDADEIDELLGSTAAAASEVNNAPTIEFAANSFTEDSGVQAGAVAGTYTTADEENDPRTVTITPGSNANGHYELGDAGQVILTQAGVDAINAGDVLDEISLTVTQDDNSSLTDTATATPVITTENDAPTIELTTNSFTEDSGVQAGAVAGTYTTADEENDARTVTITPESNVNAHYELGDAGQVILTQAGVDAINAGEVLDEVSLTVTQDDNSALSGTTTATPSVTTVNDPAIISLTPTDATFTENSVAPDIKIATIAASDEDDALVLTLSDTTNYVIVGDEVLLTQAGADLVNRGEDLPDFTVDANGIASNIINPADTNHIISEISDVDAANNVISENISNGEAVGITATATDADAGDTVTYSLSQTDIDAGIFDVNAQSGVVTVKDASSINHETASEHTITVIATSSDGSSNDTQFTIAVTDHDVSAVLDADNDSSNNSVSE; encoded by the coding sequence ATGAAAACTATCACCGCAGCTCAAAATGCCAAAATCACCAACATTAAAGGTGACGTAAATAGCGATAATGCTGCAACATCGACCTTGCAAACAGGCGATACAATAAACCAAGGTACTGAACTTAAATTGCCACCCGGCAGTGAAATTACCTTAGAGTTAGCTGATGGTAGTCAACAAGTTATAATTGGTGGCGCAAATGACGCGGCCGATGAAGAAAATCTTGATAGTTTTGACGGATTATTAGCCGCAACGGGCGATAATGATTTCCAAGGTGATTTTTCAGATGATTTACCGGCTGACTTACTCGCCGAAATTGCCGATATTCAGGCGTTAATCGAATCTGGCGATGAAGATATCGACCTACCAGCAACCGCTGCTGGTGGCGGTGGTGAAAACGAAGGATTTGGCTTTGTCACTATGGATCGCAGTGGTTCTGAAACACTCGCAGCAGCTGGTTATGATACTGCGGGTACAGCAACTGATGCTGATGAAATTGATGAGTTGTTGGGCAGTACTGCCGCAGCTGCTAGCGAGGTTAATAACGCGCCAACGATAGAGTTTGCCGCTAATAGCTTCACCGAGGACAGCGGTGTTCAGGCGGGCGCGGTTGCTGGTACTTATACCACTGCCGATGAAGAAAATGATCCGCGCACAGTAACGATTACCCCGGGCAGCAATGCCAATGGTCATTACGAATTAGGCGATGCCGGGCAAGTTATTTTAACGCAAGCGGGTGTTGATGCAATTAACGCCGGCGATGTTTTAGATGAAATTTCACTAACTGTTACTCAAGATGATAACAGTAGTTTGACAGATACCGCGACAGCAACGCCTGTTATCACGACGGAAAATGATGCGCCAACAATAGAGTTGACGACGAATAGTTTCACCGAGGACAGCGGTGTTCAGGCGGGCGCGGTTGCTGGTACTTATACCACTGCCGATGAAGAAAATGATGCACGTACAGTAACGATTACCCCGGAAAGTAATGTCAATGCTCATTACGAATTAGGTGATGCCGGGCAGGTTATTTTAACCCAAGCCGGTGTTGATGCGATTAATGCTGGTGAAGTTTTAGATGAAGTCTCGCTGACCGTGACGCAAGATGATAACAGCGCATTATCCGGTACCACGACAGCAACCCCATCTGTCACGACTGTAAATGACCCCGCTATTATCTCGCTAACACCTACTGACGCTACATTCACAGAAAATTCAGTAGCTCCAGATATAAAAATTGCTACAATTGCTGCAAGTGACGAAGATGATGCACTTGTCCTAACGCTTAGTGACACTACAAATTATGTAATTGTTGGTGATGAAGTGTTATTAACCCAAGCCGGCGCAGATTTAGTCAATAGAGGTGAGGATTTACCCGATTTTACTGTTGATGCTAATGGGATAGCCTCGAATATAATTAATCCAGCTGATACTAATCATATCATAAGTGAAATCAGCGATGTGGATGCGGCCAACAATGTTATCTCAGAAAACATCAGCAACGGTGAAGCGGTGGGCATTACAGCCACCGCGACCGATGCCGATGCGGGTGACACGGTGACGTATAGCCTGAGTCAGACTGATATAGACGCCGGTATTTTTGACGTCAACGCGCAAAGCGGTGTAGTGACGGTTAAAGATGCGTCGAGCATCAACCATGAAACAGCCAGCGAGCACACGATCACGGTTATCGCGACGTCATCAGATGGCAGCAGCAACGACACGCAATTTACGATAGCAGTGACCGATCATGATGTCTCTGCGGTACTCGATGCTGATAACGACAGCAGTAACAACAGCGTGTCAGAAA
- a CDS encoding DUF3482 domain-containing protein, whose protein sequence is MMPRFAVVGHPNKGKSSVVSTLARDDRVAVSMQSGTTVVAEVFDVNVGEASYQLIDTPGFQRPRKVLAWLNATAPSADKRGARINEFLADPQCIAQFKDEIELLGPIMAGAAILYVVDGSRPYSREYEAEMEILRWTGQPSMALINPIENEEFVSVWQDALHQYFRIVRVFDAVTADLQQHISLLEAFAHIHQPWSQTLGLLITEFGHQAQRQRQQSCELCAKLLEDLTQYSVSKKVLNKSQASSLQRLLEQRYYQWMRQRESQAHDKLQQIFRHHHLKRQANELALPDDLFDTDKWYGWGLDRKQLTTVAAIAGMTAGGVFDLAVAGHSFMLGAIGGGIVGSSAAWFGADKLAASRIRGIPLGGVEARQGPIANKNFPYVILARILYIYRLLTCRNHAQRSQLNLGEAGINQLLEQLSKDEKKAIYVACDRLSRQKDVTDLALILAPLFEAALASDR, encoded by the coding sequence ATGATGCCACGTTTTGCGGTGGTCGGTCATCCCAATAAAGGGAAATCGTCGGTGGTATCAACATTGGCCCGCGATGACAGGGTGGCAGTATCGATGCAAAGCGGCACGACTGTGGTGGCCGAAGTTTTCGATGTTAACGTTGGCGAGGCCAGTTATCAGTTAATAGATACCCCAGGGTTTCAACGACCGCGCAAAGTGTTGGCTTGGCTCAACGCTACAGCGCCAAGTGCAGATAAACGTGGGGCCAGAATTAATGAGTTCTTGGCCGATCCGCAGTGTATTGCGCAATTTAAAGATGAAATTGAATTATTAGGGCCAATTATGGCTGGTGCGGCGATTTTGTATGTTGTTGATGGCTCGCGACCTTATAGCCGAGAGTACGAAGCTGAAATGGAAATATTACGTTGGACTGGCCAGCCCAGCATGGCGTTAATCAATCCGATTGAAAATGAAGAATTTGTCTCAGTGTGGCAAGACGCTTTGCATCAATATTTTAGAATTGTTCGAGTATTTGATGCGGTAACCGCTGATCTGCAGCAACATATTTCGCTACTTGAAGCCTTTGCCCATATTCATCAGCCGTGGTCGCAAACACTTGGTCTGTTAATAACCGAATTTGGCCATCAAGCACAGCGGCAGCGGCAACAGAGTTGTGAACTGTGCGCTAAGTTACTTGAAGATCTCACTCAATACAGCGTTAGTAAAAAAGTGTTGAACAAATCACAAGCCAGTTCATTGCAGCGCCTGCTCGAGCAACGATATTATCAATGGATGCGCCAGCGTGAATCACAGGCCCATGACAAATTGCAACAGATCTTTCGTCATCATCATCTCAAGCGTCAAGCAAACGAGTTGGCATTGCCCGATGATTTATTCGATACCGACAAATGGTATGGCTGGGGTTTAGATCGTAAACAATTGACCACAGTGGCTGCTATTGCTGGCATGACCGCGGGCGGAGTATTTGATTTGGCCGTAGCGGGGCATTCATTTATGCTCGGCGCAATTGGGGGCGGCATTGTCGGATCGTCAGCAGCATGGTTTGGCGCCGATAAGCTCGCTGCTAGTCGAATTAGAGGAATACCACTTGGCGGCGTCGAAGCGCGTCAAGGACCGATTGCTAATAAGAACTTCCCTTATGTGATTCTTGCGCGAATTTTATATATCTATCGCTTGTTGACTTGTCGAAATCACGCCCAGCGTAGTCAATTAAATTTGGGCGAAGCTGGAATCAACCAGTTATTGGAACAATTAAGTAAGGATGAAAAAAAAGCAATTTATGTTGCTTGTGACCGTCTAAGTCGACAAAAAGATGTTACAGATTTGGCGTTAATATTGGCTCCATTATTTGAAGCTGCACTTGCTAGTGATAGATGA
- a CDS encoding DUF2868 domain-containing protein → MVNKSYAKLSLGASLLMFLAGFVSSIAVNSGDELGRVNLLYLVLLYVALPLVSLLLLMACSIKPQTGSLTNILLQLPIWPRSWQESLLELKRDGLFQFWLFGQSQKQMLAFCIGAIVSFMLILLVNDLSFVWRSTLLGAEQIFPVLKAIAWPWSFVESAQPMYQLLASSQDSRLNSDTLTGADYGAWWKFLVMAQLVYGITPRLLLWCWCNFRFKRQLALLNRPLSSKARPVLNPQPQQQPLAEIVNSDIDLTGFSLVIWADLPQGLLAKIIAITGQPQQIFVVGAYGDLTQEQAAINNQHNKLVIVSSWEPPMGELMDFLALGQGYLMPLDWTSTEFNQVTVEHLAEWRRCCFKLSQWQLLQLEQLS, encoded by the coding sequence GTGGTTAATAAATCTTATGCCAAACTCAGCCTAGGGGCTTCTTTACTGATGTTTCTAGCTGGTTTTGTTAGTTCTATCGCCGTTAATTCTGGAGATGAACTGGGGCGCGTTAATTTACTGTATTTAGTGTTGCTTTACGTCGCGTTACCTTTAGTGTCTCTATTGTTGCTGATGGCGTGTTCAATCAAACCGCAAACAGGCTCACTAACGAACATCTTACTGCAATTGCCTATATGGCCACGGTCGTGGCAGGAATCATTACTTGAACTCAAACGTGATGGTTTATTTCAATTTTGGCTATTTGGTCAAAGCCAAAAACAGATGTTGGCCTTTTGCATTGGGGCAATTGTCTCCTTTATGTTAATTTTGCTGGTCAATGATTTATCCTTTGTCTGGCGCAGTACGTTGCTTGGGGCTGAGCAAATTTTTCCGGTATTAAAGGCAATAGCGTGGCCCTGGTCGTTTGTTGAGTCTGCGCAACCAATGTATCAGCTGTTAGCAAGCAGCCAAGATTCACGCTTAAATTCAGATACTCTTACAGGGGCTGATTACGGTGCGTGGTGGAAATTTTTAGTGATGGCGCAACTGGTGTACGGTATTACGCCACGTTTGCTGTTATGGTGCTGGTGCAACTTTCGTTTTAAACGCCAACTTGCCTTACTTAACCGTCCTTTGTCGTCAAAGGCTCGCCCGGTACTTAATCCACAGCCGCAGCAACAACCATTAGCCGAGATTGTAAATAGTGATATTGATTTAACGGGTTTCTCGCTGGTGATATGGGCTGATTTACCACAGGGTTTATTGGCAAAAATAATCGCGATAACTGGACAGCCACAACAAATTTTTGTGGTGGGTGCTTATGGCGATCTCACTCAAGAGCAGGCAGCGATTAATAATCAGCACAATAAATTGGTTATCGTTAGTTCATGGGAGCCGCCGATGGGCGAGCTGATGGATTTTTTAGCCTTAGGGCAAGGCTATTTAATGCCACTTGATTGGACATCAACTGAGTTTAACCAAGTGACTGTTGAACACCTAGCTGAATGGCGTCGTTGCTGCTTTAAATTATCGCAATGGCAATTATTACAATTGGAGCAACTATCATGA
- a CDS encoding methionine adenosyltransferase produces MAQHLFTSESVSEGHPDKIADQISDAVLDAILEQDPKARVACETYVKTGMVMVGGEITTSAWVDIEEITRKTVREIGYTNSDMGFDADSCAVLNAIGKQSPDINQGVDRSDPREMGAGDQGLMFGYASNETEELMPAPITYAHRLVKRQAQVRKDGTLPWLRPDAKSQVTFAYENGIITGIDAVVLSTQHCESIAQDALIEAVMETIIKPVLPEKWLTKDTKFFINPTGRFVIGGPMGDCGLTGRKIIVDTYGGMARHGGGAFSGKDPSKVDRSAAYAARYVAKNIVAAGLAERCELQLSYAIGVADPTSISIETFGTGKVSEQVLINLIREHFDLRPYGLIEMLDLNRPIYQATAAYGHFGRPEFPWEKTDKAQALKDSVNL; encoded by the coding sequence ATGGCACAACACTTATTTACTTCAGAATCAGTTTCTGAAGGGCATCCAGATAAAATTGCAGATCAAATATCAGATGCAGTATTAGATGCAATTCTTGAACAAGATCCAAAAGCACGTGTTGCTTGTGAGACTTACGTCAAAACAGGCATGGTAATGGTAGGTGGTGAAATTACCACTTCAGCTTGGGTCGATATTGAAGAGATTACCCGTAAAACAGTCCGTGAAATTGGTTATACCAATTCAGACATGGGTTTTGATGCCGACTCTTGTGCCGTGCTAAATGCTATTGGCAAACAATCGCCAGATATTAATCAAGGTGTTGACCGTAGCGACCCACGTGAAATGGGTGCTGGCGACCAAGGTTTAATGTTTGGTTATGCGTCAAACGAAACTGAAGAGTTAATGCCTGCGCCTATTACGTATGCTCACCGCTTGGTAAAACGTCAAGCGCAAGTACGTAAAGACGGTACCTTGCCATGGTTACGCCCTGATGCAAAATCTCAAGTCACCTTTGCTTACGAAAATGGTATTATTACCGGCATCGATGCGGTTGTTTTATCGACTCAACATTGTGAATCGATTGCGCAAGATGCTTTGATTGAAGCCGTCATGGAAACAATCATCAAGCCAGTATTACCAGAAAAGTGGCTAACCAAAGACACCAAGTTCTTTATTAACCCAACCGGTCGTTTTGTAATCGGTGGCCCAATGGGTGACTGTGGTTTAACCGGTCGTAAAATTATTGTCGATACTTATGGCGGCATGGCGCGTCATGGTGGTGGTGCATTCTCTGGTAAAGATCCTTCAAAAGTTGACCGTAGTGCCGCTTACGCAGCCCGTTATGTTGCAAAGAACATTGTTGCCGCTGGTCTTGCTGAACGTTGTGAATTACAGCTTTCTTACGCAATTGGCGTGGCTGATCCTACTTCAATTAGCATCGAAACTTTTGGTACTGGTAAGGTTAGCGAGCAGGTATTAATTAACCTAATCCGTGAACATTTCGACCTGCGCCCTTATGGTTTGATTGAAATGCTTGACCTTAATCGTCCTATTTACCAAGCAACAGCAGCTTACGGTCACTTCGGTCGTCCTGAGTTCCCGTGGGAAAAGACCGATAAAGCACAAGCACTAAAAGATTCAGTGAACTTATAA